A genomic stretch from Penaeus monodon isolate SGIC_2016 chromosome 25, NSTDA_Pmon_1, whole genome shotgun sequence includes:
- the LOC119589161 gene encoding serine dehydratase-like, which produces MSSVKQTQEFPQAVRMDANNSLHIVTPLIPSAALSQLCGRQVLLKLENCQPSGSFKIRGIGNFVQKXXXRGCKQVVSSSGGNAGMASAYVAKMLGLPATIVIPESTPKLMISRLEEEEAKVMVHGRIWNLAHEKALEIAASGNSCLVHPYDHEEIWEGHSTIVTEILQQTKAKPAAIVLSVGGGGLLCGVLKGLHKHDVDIPVVAMETQGAHAFNAALKAGKPVSIGDITSIAKTLGALMVTEGIFDLMPGLRVTSRVISDKEAVEACSRFADEQRMLVEPSCGAALAAGYSGIIKELIANKTLPDDGPIVFVVCGGNAVTLDMLEGWKKQVNLL; this is translated from the exons ATGTCTTCTGTGAAACAAACGCAAG AATTCCCACAAGCTGTGAGAATGGATGCAAACAACTCGCTGCATATTGTGACGCCCCTAATTCCTAGTGCAGCTTTGTCACAGCTATGTGGTCGTCAAGTGTTACTCAAGCTAGAAAATTGCCAGCCATCGGGGTCATTTAAAATCCGTGGGATAGGAAACTTTGTTCAGAAG NNNNNNNNGAGAGGATGCAAGCAGGTTGTTTCCTCTTCAGGCGGAAATGCTGGTATGGCATCTGCATATGTGGCAAAAATGTTGGGACTTCCAGCAACAATTGTTATTCCTGAGTCAACACCTAAGCTCATGATTTCACggttagaggaagaggaggctaaAGTCATG gTTCATGGAAGAATTTGGAATCTGGCTCATGAGAAGGCACTAGAAATAGCAGCCAGTGGAAATTCTTGCTTAGTTCATCCATATGACCATGAAGAAATTTG GGAAGGTCATAGTACAATAGTCACAGAGATTCTTCAACAAACCAAAGCAAAACCTGCTGCTATTGTTTTGTCTGTGGGAGGTGGTGGCCTTCTCTGTGGTGTATTAAAAGGCTTACACAAACATG ATGTTGATATTCCTGTTGTTGCCATGGAGACGCAAGGTGCTCATGCCTTCAATGCTGCACTGAAAGCTGGGAAGCCTGTGTCTATTGGGGATATTACAAG CATTGCCAAGACTCTGGGTGCATTGATGGTGACTGAGGGTATATTTGATCTAATGCCAGGCCTTAGAGTGACATCTCGTGTTATCAGTGACAAAGAAGCAGTTGAAGCATGTTCAAGATTTGCTG ATGAGCAGCGGATGTTGGTAGAACCGTCTTGTGGAGCAGCACTTGCAGCTGGGTATTCAGGAATAATCAAAGAGCTCATTGCAAACAAAACACTTCCCGATGATGGGCCAATTGTCTTTGTAGTGTGTGGGGGTAATGCTGTTACACTGGACATGTTGGAAGGATGGAAGAAACAGGTTAATCTCCTGTAG
- the LOC119589160 gene encoding oxygen-dependent choline dehydrogenase-like, giving the protein MFDRALGKFVSFALVPLVRLLLVGVVRETGHAPFELHVPLDLSYDFIVVGGGSGGSVVASRLSEVAGWRVLLLEAGGPPPPESYVPALNFLFFLPENSNWEYTIAPQKHALKSYIGRSGRLIQGKTLGGSSSINGMLYARGNRRDYDQWASLGNPGWDYDTILRYFKKAEGYRGGHLGENEYFHGRDGPLAVTPSGGDSLLTKAFLQAGRSLGYSVVDPNAQSQIGFAPFDYTIGDGIRCSTAQCYLKPATSRPNFHILHSATVHKILFHEKRAVGVLFEHNGMLKVVKARKEVILSAGALSSPKVLMLSGVGPAKHLHQHGIDVVADLPGVGRNLQDHLNVYGLTWTVRPDAEESPSVLSSLDDYVKRRQGPYATPLGDQSSAWVRVSDAPGDPQWPDVQYLLTSSTLATDKGIFSPSSLGLDPVRYRSYFEAVLGEDGFSLQLNLMRPSSRGSVTLRSRDPRDYPHVDSNFLSHPDDLRILVNGIKFALAIGNTTSMKQWLGARFHDKHFPGCENIYYGTDDYWACYVQHMASSYLHPAGTCKMGSKNDPLSVVDSRLRLRGVSGVRIVDASIMPVIVSGNMNAPVIMIGEKSADMIKDDWGASAILKAYS; this is encoded by the exons ATGTTCGACCGCGCCCTGGGGAAATTTGTGTCCTTCGCGCTGGTTCCCCTGGTCCGTCTGCTGCTTGTGGGCGTGGTCAGGGAAACAGGCCACGCCCCTTTCGAGCTACACGTCCCTCTCGACCTGAGTTATGACTTTATTGTAG TCGGCGGCGGTTCCGGAGGCAGCGTCGTGGCGTCACGGCTCTCGGAGGTGGCTGGCTGGCGTGTGCTGCTCCTCGAGGCTGGAGGCCCACCACCCCCCGAGAGCTACGTGCCCGCCCtcaacttcctcttcttcctgccgGAGAATTCCAACTGGGAGTACACCATCGCGCCGCAGAAGCACGCACTCAAGAGCTACATCGGGAGG AGCGGGCGCCTCATCCAGGGAAAGACGCTGGGCGGATCCTCCTCCATCAACGGAATGCTCTACGCCCGCGGCAACAGGCGGGACTACGACCAGTGGGCGTCCTTAGGGAATCCTGGCTGGGACTACGACACCATCCTTCGCTATTTCAAGAAGGCGGAGGGCTATCGTGGCGGCCATCTTGGCGAAAATG AGTACTTCCACGGACGCGACGGGCCCCTGGCGGTGACGCCCTCTGGCGGCGACTCGCTGCTCACCAAGGCCTTCCTTCAAGCCGGTCGATCCCTTGGCTACTCCGTGGTCGACCCAAACGCTCAGTCGCAGATCG GATTCGCACCCTTTGACTATACAATTGGAGATGGGATCCGATGCTCCACGGCACAGTGCTACCTGAAACCCGCAACGTCTCGGCCCAACTTTCACATTCTCCATAGCGCCACAGTTCATAAG ATCTTGTTCCATGAGAAACGTGCGGTCGGCGTGCTGTTCGAACATAATGGAATG ttgaaGGTTGTAAAAGCTCGCAAAGAGGTAATACTGTCGGCAGGCGCGCTCTCCTCCCCCAAGGTGCTTATGCTGTCTGGCGTGGGACCTGCCAAGCACCTCCACCAACATGGA ATCGACGTCGTGGCGGACCTGCCCGGAGTGGGTCGCAACCTCCAGGATCACCTCAACGTCTATGGCCTCACATGGACTGTCCGACCCGACGCCGAGGAatctccctccgtcctctcctcgCTTGATGATTACGTGAAGCGGAGGCAAG GCCCCTACGCCACTCCCCTGGGCGACCAGAGCAGCGCCTGGGTGAGAGTGAGCGACGCCCCTGGAGACCCACAGTGGCCGGACGTGCAGTACCTTCTGACTTCGTCGACGCTGGCCACCGACAAGGGCATCTTCTCGCCGTCTTCCCTGGGCCTCGACCCTGTG CGTTACCGGTCTTACTTCGAGGCCGTGTTGGGGGAGGATGGATTCTCGCTCCAGCTCAACCTGATGCGGCCTTCGAGTCGCGGCAGCGTCACACTCCGCTCGCGAGATCCAAGGGACTACCCGCACGTCGATTCCAATTTCCTCAGTCATCCGGACGACCTGAGAATCTTGGTGAATG GTATAAAATTCGCCCTGGCCATCGGAAATACCACTTCCATGAAACAATGGCTTGGGGCTAGATTTCACGATAAG CACTTCCCTGGCTGCGAGAATATTTACTACGGCACGGACGACTATTGGGCATGCTACGTGCAACACATGGCATCGAGCTATCTCCATCCCGCCGGCACGTGCAAAATGGGATCCAAAAATGACCCTTTGAGTGTTGTGGATTCGAGACTCAG ACTTCGCGGAGTGTCCGGTGTCCGAATAGTGGACGCCTCCATAATGCCTGTAATCGTCTCGGGCAACATGAACGCTCCAGTCATAATGATCGGCGAGAAATCAGCTGATATGATAAAGGACGATTGGGGAGCTTCGGCTATACTTAAGGCTTATTCGTAA